A genomic window from Diospyros lotus cultivar Yz01 chromosome 2, ASM1463336v1, whole genome shotgun sequence includes:
- the LOC127794367 gene encoding receptor-like protein kinase: protein MAVPLSRLLLPLLLFFCFSAFIHGGSGLKADGMTLLSLLSHWTAVPPAISLSWNASDPTPCSWVGVQCYSKTHLVVALNVSNYQISGQLGPEIARLTQLRSIDFRTNNFSGPVPRALTSCSLLQYLDLSENGFSGSIPDTIGNLQNLQYLCLYSNSLSGEIPSSLFSIPHLDSVYLNMNKLNGSIPANVGNLSELLFLYLYENNLSGTIPSSIGNCSALEELYLTSNQLVGALPDSLNNLENLVILDVSKNRLEGKIPLGLGSCKKMGNLTLSFNQFSSGIPRGLGNCSSLRSLSAINCGLTGPIPSSLGLLTKLSTLFLSENNLSGRIPPKLGNCRSLNDLRLHSNQLEGEIPSEFGRLSGLQSLYLYENRLSGEIPISIWKIQSLENLLLYRNNLSGQLPPEITELRQLRNISLFDNWFSGVIPQGLGINSSLIQVEFTNNSFTGEIPPNLCFNKQLRLLILGFNRLEGSVPSDIGSCSTLRRLILQHNNLTGVLPEFVKNPNPLYMDLSNNSLTGRIPSSFGNLTNITSVNLAMNRLTGFLPPENLVNLHYMNLSHNYLEGPLPPQLSNCTKLLKLDLGYNFLHGSIPPSLESLTRLSILVLSGNHFTGGFPSFLFESKSLLNIQLGENLLGGVIPSSIGPAQNLQELNLSSNGLTGHIPAEVRNLVMLELLDLSFNNLTGTLEHIGELQSLTEVNVSHNYFTGSIPKTLMKLLNSSPSSFLGNPGLCVICPTSGYACTGDSIFKTCDPKLINRKGLSRLQIAMIALGSSVSVVFVVLGLGFVLLIWLRRPREGAEISPCTKLINRIMEATDNLNERHIVGRGAHGTVYKALVQEKVYAVKKLVFAGLKGGKASMIREIQTVGKVRHRNLVKLEDFWLKQDYGLILYDYMPNGSLYDILHEKKPPPTLEWSVRFNVAMGTAQGLAYLHHDCNPVIVHCDIKPMNILLDSEMEPHISDFGIAKLLGQSSASPASSRVPGTLGYIAPENAFTTKKSTAADVYSYGVVLLELITRKRPLDPSFLEEQDIVGWVRCVWNHAKEIQGIMDPGLLHEFLDSSIMEQAINVLLVALQCTEKEPSKRPTMRDVVKQLEDAKPTTRTKQQEQVAFQSFGGSITSHW, encoded by the exons ATGGCGGTTCCTTTGAGCCGGCTTCTCTTGCCACTGTTATTGTTCTTCTGTTTCTCTGCTTTCATCCATGGCGGTTCCGGTCTGAAAGCCGACGGGATGACTCTGTTGTCACTTTTGAGCCACTGGACTGCTGTGCCTCCAGCTATCAGCCTGAGCTGGAACGCTTCCGACCCGACTCCTTGTTCCTGGGTCGGGGTCCAATGCTACTCCAAGACCCACCTCGTGGTCGCTCTGAATGTCTCGAATTACCAAATCTCTGGCCAACTGGGGCCGGAAATAGCCCGCTTGACACAGCTGCGGTCTATTGATTTCCGCACAAATAACTTCTCCGGTCCAGTTCCCCGGGCCTTGACCAGTTGTAGCCTTCTCCAATACCTGGACCTATCGGAGAACGGCTTTTCCGGATCCATACCCGACACCATTGGGAACTTGCAGAATTTGCAGTACCTATGCCTTTATTCCAATTCCCTGTCAGGAGAAATACCCAGTTCTTTGTTTTCAATTCCCCATTTGGACAGTGTTTACCTGAACATGAACAAGCTTAATGGTTCCATCCCGGCAAATGTTGGCAACTTGAGTGAGTTATTATTCTTATATCTATACGAGAATAATCTATCAGGGACCATTCCTTCTTCCATAGGCAATTGTAGTGCCTTGGAAGAGCTTTATTTGACCAGTAATCAACTTGTTGGGGCTCTGCCAGATAGCTTGAACAATCTTGAGAATCTTGTGATATTGGATGTCAGTAAGAACAGGCTAGAGGGTAAAATTCCTTTGGGTTTGGGTAGCTGTAAGAAAATGGGTAATTTGACCTTGTCCTTTAACCAATTCAGCAGTGGGATTCCACGCGGGCTGGGCAATTGCAGTAGCTTACGCTCTCTGTCTGCTATCAATTGTGGGTTAACTGGTCCTATCCCCTCGTCTCTTGGTTTACTCACTAAGCTATCTACGCTTTTCCTCAGCGAGAACAATTTATCCGGGAGGATACCACCCAAGCTTGGCAATTGCAGATCTCTGAATGATCTGCGATTGCATAGCAACCAACTTGAAGGGGAGATTCCGAGTGAATTTGGGAGGTTAAGTGGGCTGCAAAGCCTTTACTTGTATGAGAACAGGTTGAGTGGCGAGATTCCCATAAGCATTTGGAAGATCCAGAGCCTTGAGAATCTCCTTCTGTATAGAAATAATCTTTCTGGGCAACTGCCTCCAGAGATCACAGAGCTAAGGCAGTTGAGAAACATTTCTTTATTTGACAACTGGTTTTCTGGAGTCATACCGCAAGGTTTGGGAATAAATAGTAGTTTGATCCAGGTGGAATTTACCAACAACTCATTCACTGGTGAAATACCACCAAACCTTTGCTTCAACAAGCAATTGAGGCTACTGATCCTGGGTTTCAATCGTCTTGAAGGCAGTGTCCCTTCTGATATAGGAAGTTGTTCAACTCTCAGAAGATTGATTCTCCAACATAATAACCTCACCGGAGTTCTTCCGGAATTTGTGAAGAATCCAAACCCTCTTTACATGGATCTTAGCAACAATAGCTTGACTGGAAGAATTCCCTCTAGCTTTGGTAACCTCACCAATATTACCTCGGTTAACTTGGCGATGAATAGGCTCACAGGGTTTTTGCCTCCCGAGAACCTTGTGAATCTTCATTACATGAATCTTTCTCACAATTATTTGGAAGGTCCATTGCCACCTCAACTGTCAAACTGTACCAAATTGttgaaattggatttgggttataatttcttacatgGCTCCATCCCTCCTAGTTTGGAAAGCTTGACCAGGTTGTCCATTCTAGTGCTAAGTGGGAATCATTTTACTGGGGGTTTCCCTTCGTTCTTGTTTGAATCCAAATCGCTCTTAAATATACAGCTTGGCGAAAATTTATTGGGCGGGGTTATCCCCTCATCAATTGGACCAGCACAGAACCTGCAAGAATTAAATCTCAGCAGCAATGGACTGACAGGTCATATTCCTGCAGAAGTCAGAAATTTGGTTATGCTCGAGCTATTAGATCTATCTTTCAATAATCTGACTGGAACTTTGGAACATATTGGTGAACTTCAGTCATTAACTGAGGTCAATGTCTCTCACAATTACTTCACCGGATCCATTCCAAAAACATTGATGAAGCTTCTCAATTCTTCCCCGTCTTCATTCCTAGGTAATCCGGGGCTTTGTGTCATTTGTCCAACAAGTGGCTATGCTTGCACTGGGGACAGCATTTTCAAAACTTGTGACCCTAAGTTGATCAACCGTAAAGGTCTTAGTAGATTACAAATTGCAATGATAGCCCTGGGATCATCAGTTTCTGTTGTTTTTGTGGTCCTTGGGCTGGGATTTGTTTTGTTAATCTGGCTAAGAAGGCCAAGAGAAGGAGCTGAGATCTCTCCATGTACCAAGCTGATCAACAGAATAATGGAAGCAACTGACAACCTAAATGAGAGGCATATTGTTGGGAGAGGAGCCCATGGAACTGTTTATAAGGCTTTGGTTCAAGAGAAGGTGTATGCAGTGAAAAAGCTTGTATTTGCAGGGCTGAAGGGAGGAAAAGCAAGCATGATTCGGGAAATCCAGACTGTTGGGAAGGTTAGACACCGAAACCTAGTCAAATTGGAAGATTTTTGGTTGAAGCAAGACTATGGTTTAATATTGTATGATTACATGCCAAATGGAAGCCTTTACGATATTCTTCATGAGAAGAAGCCACCGCCAACTTTGGAATGGAGTGTCCGCTTCAATGTAGCAATGGGAACTGCCCAAGGATTGGCATATCTCCATCATGACTGTAATCCTGTTATTGTGCACTGCGATATCAAACCGATGAACATACTTTTGGACTCCGAAATGGAGCCTCACATCTCTGACTTCGGCATTGCCAAGCTTCTCGGTCAATCTTCTGCTTCACCTGCATCCAGCAGGGTCCCAGGAACCCTTGGGTACATTGCACCAG AAAACGCATTTACAACGAAGAAAAGCACGGCGGCTGATGTGTACAGTTATGGGGTTGTTCTACTGGAGCTGATCACCAGAAAGAGGCCTTTGGATCCTTCATTCTTGGAGGAACAGGATATTGTAGGATGGGTTAGATGTGTCTGGAACCATGCTAAAGAAATACAGGGGATTATGGATCCTGGCTTACTGCACGAATTTTTGGATTCAAGCATCATGGAACAAGCGATCAATGTGCTTTTGGTAGCCTTGCAGTGCACAGAAAAGGAGCCAAGCAAAAGACCAACGATGAGAGATGTAGTGAAGCAACTAGAAGATGCAAAACCGACAACACGTACGAAGCAGCAAGAACAGGTAGCTTTTCAGAGCTTTGGTGGTTCCATCACCTCTCACTGGTAA
- the LOC127794850 gene encoding (R)-mandelonitrile lyase-like gives FESEPWGYGWSLVHLVLLCFCCCCFDLISWGPCITGPSYLQFVFNATRLPSEDYYDYIIVGGGTAGCPLAATLSKFFRVLVIERGGVPYGQPNLMTQDGFVAALTEVDAYNSPAQPFTSEDGVRNARGRVLGGSSAINAGFYSRADQEFFAKSGVNWNLKVVNQSYEWIENAMVFRPELKNWQSTVRDAMLEAGIDPYNGFTLDHYLGTKVGGTTFDPAGLRHSAADLLSYANPSNIRVAVYASVERILLAPSGLKQSAIGVLYRDQIGHFHHAMVREKGEVLICAGALGSPQLLLLSGIGPRPYLSSWGIPAFHHSPYVGQFIFDNPRTGISIVPPTPLEHSLIQVVGITNSGAYIEAASNVVPFASPPQSLTVATVMVKIAGPLSAGLLRLASTDVRANPIVRFNYFSHRGDLERCVKGSRKIGEVLRSRSMEEFKLRDWFGNRDFRYVGPGLPVDQANDVVMGEFCRRTVRTIWHYHGGCVVGKVVDRRFKVIGMDGLRVVDGSTFSVSPGTNPQATVLMLGRYMGMKIIRERMR, from the exons tttgAAAGTGAGCCTTGGGGCTACGGCTGGAGCCTCGTGCACTTGGTTCTTCTTTGtttctgttgttgttgttttgatttgatttcatgGGGACCTTGCATTACAGGTCCAAGTTATCTCCAGTTCGTCTTCAACGCCACGCGGTTGCCTTCGGAAGATTACTACGACTACATAATCGTCGGCGGTGGCACCGCCGGCTGCCCCCTGGCCGCCACTCTGTCGAAGTTTTTCCGGGTGCTGGTTATCGAACGCGGCGGGGTGCCTTACGGGCAGCCGAACTTGATGACCCAAGACGGCTTTGTCGCCGCTCTCACGGAGGTGGATGCCTACAACTCCCCGGCGCAGCCATTCACCTCCGAAGACGGCGTCCGCAACGCCCGCGGCCGTGTTCTCGGCGGCAGCAGTGCCATCAACGCCGGGTTCTACAGCCGAGCCGATCAAGAGTTCTTCGCCAAATCCGGCGTGAATTGGAACCTAAAGGTGGTGAACCAGTCCTACGAATGGATCGAGAACGCCATGGTGTTCCGTCCGGAGCTAAAGAACTGGCAGTCGACTGTCCGAGACGCGATGCTGGAAGCGGGAATCGATCCTTATAATGGGTTCACTCTGGATCATTATTTGGGCACCAAGGTTGGCGGCACAACCTTCGACCCCGCCGGGCTCCGCCACAGCGCCGCCGACCTCCTCAGCTACGCGAATCCTTCGAATATTCGAGTGGCTGTGTATGCAAGCGTGGAGAGGATTCTATTGGCACCTTCTGGGCTCAAACAATCGGCAATTGGAGTGCTTTATCGCGACCAGATTGGGCATTTCCACCACGCGATGGTGCGGGAGAAGGGCGAAGTTTTGATCTGCGCCGGCGCGCTCGGCAGCCCGCAGCTTCTGCTTCTGAGCGGCATTGGCCCGAGACCCTACCTTTCGTCATGGGGCATTCCGGCGTTTCATCACTCGCCTTATGTTGGGCAGTTCATATTTGATAATCCCAGAACTGGCATTTCAATTGTGCCTCCAACCCCATTGGAGCATTCTCTCATACAGGTGGTGGGAATTACAAACTCGGGTGCTTACATCGAAGCAGCCTCCAATGTCGTACCTTTCGCATCTCCGCCGCAGTCTCTCACTGTGGCCACCGTCATGGTGAAGATCGCCGGCCCGCTCTCGGCCGGTTTGCTCCGGTTGGCCTCGACGGATGTTCGCGCTAACCCAATTGTGCGGTTCAACTACTTCAGCCACCGGGGAGATTTGGAGCGGTGCGTTAAGGGGTCGCGCAAGATTGGGGAGGTGTTGAGGAGCCGATCGATGGAGGAATTCAAGCTGCGGGATTGGTTCGGGAACCGAGATTTCAGATATGTGGGGCCGGGATTGCCGGTCGATCAGGCAAACGATGTGGTGATGGGAGAGTTCTGCCGGCGAACGGTGAGGACGATCTGGCACTACCACGGCGGGTGCGTTGTTGGGAAGGTGGTGGATCGGCGGTTCAAGGTGATTGGGATGGATGGGCTCCGAGTGGTGGACGGTTCCACCTTCTCTGTGTCCCCGGGAACCAATCCTCAGGCGACGGTTTTGATGCTTGGACG GTACATGGGAATGAAGATAATcagagagagaatgagatag
- the LOC127794374 gene encoding uncharacterized protein LOC127794374 codes for MVKQCEDEIELGECDDKKCSDVCNKQFSNTTSSSCLPNGGTCQCYHICEKGHVVDCWQDIHIVGCTNSECYGACLQNVRGAVSGTCLRAGTGDQNCQCQIPCGGS; via the exons ATGGTGAAGCAGTGTGAAGATGAGATAGAGCTGGGAGAATGTGATGACAAGAAGTGCAGTGATGTCTGTAACAAGCAGTTCAGCAACACCACAAGTTCTTCCTGCCTGCCCAATGGGGGAACTTGCCAGTGCTACCATATCT GTGAGAAAGGGCATGTTGTGGACTGCTGGCAAGATATACACATTGTGGGATGCACCAACAGCGAGTGCTATGGCGCGTGTTTGCAGAACGTAAGGGGAGCTGTGTCCGGGACTTGCCTCCGAGCTGGGACAGGTGACCAGAACTGCCAATGTCAAATACCCTGTGGAGGATCATAA